From the Triticum urartu cultivar G1812 chromosome 4, Tu2.1, whole genome shotgun sequence genome, the window TTTATGCCAGACgagcaaaaataaataaaaaactaaAGATCATCACAGACTCTGAAGAATTGTTATCCAGTCAGAAATTATTATGAACCTATCTTTACCTTTCCAGGTCCGAGTTCATAGCTCTTCTCAAGGCCTCTACCCAAAAGAGTTGTCACAGTAGTCTCCCAATGCACAGGAGAGGTTACCTGTTTCTCCACTCAGTTAGTCACACACAAGTCATTGTATAATAGGTGCGACACGAATTCAAGTATAGTCTAGATCCAATACCTGTTGTGCCAAAATCTTCTTGATTGTCTCAGGATCGGAGTGGGGCTGTGCATCAACATTGGAGATTACTGGGATTCTCGGTGATCTAATCTCTGTAGCAGCCAATGCAGACTCCAATCTCGAGacagcgggttgcatgaagcttgtGTGGAAAGCACCAGCAACAGCTAGGCGAACCTGGAAAGACAATTGTCAACATCATATACAAACCTTTGATTATATGCTATGCAACAGAGGAAACGGTTTTCAACAATGCCTCTTAGATTGACAGCAACAAGGCAGTCACTTTTCCTAATCCCCCACGACAAGTCACAGGATCAAGTTACATATTAGTATACAGTTACCCCCTCTATAAACAGTATACACCATGTTAGAATGCATGTAGTGAATTTTTCTTAGCCTTCACCACCAATACAAACAAAAGCTTTATAAATTGATCACAGGAAAATGGTACGACCATCAGACATTTCACCAATTGTACTCTTGCAATATTATTCTATTATCAGTACTATGGTCTGTTGTCTGACATATTCCCACCAAAATTTATAGTCAAAGTTGCGTAACAACGAAGATCTACAAAATGGTTTATGTTTTTGACCAAGGGAGCACTATTCAGTATAATGACCTTGCGCAGTTTCAGTTTTCAAAACCACTATAAATTACGATAACCAGGTTTCACACTTTATTGTAGGTATATACCAAATGTTTACATACATGGACCATTGTCGAGAAATTGGATGCATGGGAACACTAACCGTCATTCTGGCCTTAAAAGACTTTGCTTTGGCTTCAACTGCTTCAATACCCTTCACACCACCAGAAACTGCATAGTTACCCTGTAACAAGGTATTACCATGCTAAGTACCTTAGCAAGCCTCAGTAGGAAACAAATAACCTCAGAGTCAGGAATGACTTACAGGACAGAGAAAATTTGCTATTTGAACTCTTTCCTTTTCATCCACATCCTCATTTGCAGCATCGCATAATTGTTGCACCTTTTCTGAATCTAGACCAATGACACTAACCATCGCACTATTGGCAGCGTCTGAGGCATCCTACAAAGATAAAGACCATGAGCAATCTATTTGGAAAGTCAGAAACTCAAAGCACACATATCTTATTGGCACTAACCTGCATGGCTTCTCCTCTAAGCTTGACAAGCTTCAGACCATCCTCAAAGCTGCATGTTGAAAACTGCTTAAGCATACATACTTGACACACTGAAAAAACTAAGCTATGGGGCTATTAATTTGACCATCTTGTCACAGGTATAGCAGATTGAAGATGATGTTCACCAGGATTGAATTTAACATATACTCTGAGTTAGcttcattctgatcatgaatTTAAATGCTTATATTTAAAACAGCAAATGCATGATTTCACTAATGGAACAAGGGCAATACCTAAAGGCACCAGCAAATGCAAGCGCGGTATATTCTCCCAAGCTGAGACCACATGTGACATCTACGGAGTTAATTACAGATTGGCCTTCTTCACGTGCGCGCAACACTTCTACAGCTGCAAGGCTGGTAACATATATAGCTGGCTGCAAAATGGTTTTGTTCGACAATCAGTATACAGCTCTAACTGGCAAGATCAGGAACTGTATCTGAACCAAATCATCCTTCACAATCAAATGTATGCAGCATAGCTGAGAAAAATAAAATGCAAAACAATCTTGTGGGTTCCCTTTTGAAGCAACATGGCAGGCTACAAAGCATGGATGTTGGTACAAAAAATACTTAGCTAGCACTGTAACTGACTAACCAGATTTAGCACTTAATAGGTATTCATGGCTGAAAACTATATTGCCCTGAATGACTATTAAGGAGACATGTTTCGGTTGCTAACAGTAAGCAGCAGCGAAGGGTAGACACCTAAGGATACTACTTGCACGGATATGAAAACGAATAATGTAAAATACAGTGGGAGCGAAGAGTGAAATTCAGAAACCTGACTGATCACTGTTGAGTTCAGCTTTTCTTTTGGTCCATCGATGCAAAGATTCAGCAAGTCATAGCTACATTGAAAATTAAACAAGCATGAGCATCGTCGTTTTTCCCTTTGGAATTGTTATGGACACTTGTTAACTTTAAAGCGTAAGTTTGCTAGGGGGAGCAAACAGGTAAATCGTATCGGAGGTTTGTAGATACCCAAGTATATCATTTGCCTTATCAAATAGTTCTGCAGCTGCTCGAACATTAAGAGCTTCTTTACCCATTCCAACAGCCTGAGCACCCTGAGAGAAAAAGAAAGCATAAACACACATAAATGAGGCAGCACACACGATGCACATGTAAATGTATCATTGTAATTAAAATAATCTCGTAGGAGAACCTAATAATCACAAGCTAATCTCTCAAGGCCAAAATATGATCCACGCCAACTGAGGCAGTGAAGTGATTCCACACACGATGCACATGTAAATGTATCATTGTAATTAAAATAATCTCGTAGGAGAACCTAATAATCACAAGCTAATCTCTCAAGGCCAAAATATGATCCACGCCAACTGAGGCAGTGAAGTGATTCCACACACGATGCACATGTAAATGTATAATTTCAAAATTTAAACACCTTCGCACGAATAATTGCATAACGATCACCATTACCACAACTTAGCTAAGTATAATTCTGGTTGCCATAATGTCATGCGTGTATCAGACACGTCAGCTAACGAGCGAGAAGACTGGTACCTGGCCGGGGAAAAGGAATGCGGTGGTGGGTTTGTAGTCGGCGAAGAGCGTGTCGGCGCCCGCTGCGACTGCCGACCCGACGGACACTCTAGTGGAGACCCGAGATCTGAATGGCGCCCTCAGGTTCGTCGCCGGGCTCGGCGCGGACGGCCTGAGCAAGGCGAGCGTGGAAGCCATCGGAGAGTCCGAGCGGAGGCGGCGAGGAGAGAGGCGTGGGAGGCGAGGAGGGCGGAGGAGCATGCGAGTGCGGCCGCGAGCTATGTAGCTTGGTGGGTGGCTTGCTGGCGAGTAGCGGGGCGGAGGGGGGCGGAGGCGGAGCTCACGAGGTCGAGCGATACGCCAGAGGCCGCCCGTGTGGGCCTCGAGCTTGCGTTAGCTGGGCTTGGCTGACTACTGTGGGCTCGTTTCAGCTTTCTCCCGCCGTAGATCAGCCTTCTCAAAAAGAGGCAGGTCCAACTGATCTCGATCATCAAACTAAGTCAATCCAACGACTTAGACTGTTTGAATAGCGAGTGTTCAACGTGTTTAACGTGTAATTGATATCATACCAAATATTACATTAATAACAAAATTAACACACAAATAATAGCATACCTAATATCTGCGTGCAACTAATATATTGCCTAAATATTAACATACGTTGCACATGCACATTTACTAGTAAAGGTGAAAATTTAGCCATCTTTGCACGGGCTCATCTATTCATTCATTACTATTGCCAAATTTAGCCATCTTTGTCGGTTCATGAGGGACATAATTCGTTTCTCTATGACAACGCACGATTGAAGCTTGCATGATATCACACGCTAGATGGTAGCAGTCGTCGAAGACAATATCAGCTGCCCCATATGACCGTCCTTCTTTGTTCATCATCGGAATCATCTCAGCAATCCCCTAAAAAAGGGAAATCACCTCGGCTACATCAGAAGTTTATAATCAATATGTTGCACCCAACTGATTGGGCAAGGAACATGCCGAAGAGGCAGGCACTGAATTCAGTCGATACGACATCGGGGCACCATGAATTTTCTTATCATTGGCGACAATCATGTCTCCCTTATCATGTCTGAGAATATTCAACTAAAAAACATTACATATGAGAATATAACCAACTGACGCATGTGAGATCGTTATCGAAGGCAACATCCACAATTAACTTTACAATACCTAATGTTGGCTTGATCCAGCCACATCTTTTTGCCTTGGCCTTCGGGGATGACTCGGTTGTGAAATTCGCCATTAGAGCTCACAGAGAAGAAACTGTCCTGCTGGACGCGACACGCTAGCTGCGGCGACGGAGCGGGCATCTACTGGATTCATACCCGGAGTGGCAGTGAAGGTGCCCGATTGATGGATCCGCGCCCGGGTGGCTCCAAAGGGGGAGATCGGGTCTCGACCCAGGACCGAAGAAGCACGACCCGTGCGGCTATCTCCTCCTCGTCTGACAGGCGGCGAGCTCCTAATCAATGTTGTCGTCGGATCTGGACCGTTCAAACTTATATATGCTGCTCACCATGCCAAAGGTGGCTAGAGATGACTGGGGCAGAATGAAGTGGACTAGTTGAAATGGCTAGGGTTTCATCTGGGGTGGAGATAGAGATGGGTTTTGTGGGGTCAAGGGTGGGCCGACCCGATGTGGAGGACGCATCCGGATGGCCTCAAATCCGCCTCACATATGGGCTGAAAATGATGCTGCCGAACAGGCCAGACATATGAGCTAGGTTTGGGTCCGTTTTGATGACAATTTCTTGTCCAAATTGCATACAGGCTGTCCGCCTAGATCTATGGGAAAGGTAGGGGGTCCGGCTAAAGATGCTCTAACATTGGTTTGCACTCATGATTATAACTTATTTTATGGTTGTTGTATCTAGTTAGTGTGAGAATATTTATTCAATTCAGTAAAACTCTATGGTCACATCTAATAAGGAACTCATCCAACTATCTGCGACAATCGAAACAAATCAGTGATGTTACACCAATTTCATTAAAATTTTAGATTGTTTTCAGGTCAAAACTTTTCAAGTTTGACCTACTATGTTCAGAAAATGTTATGCTATACAACAACAAATACATATATATTATGTGCAAATATAAAGATTCTAATAAAACTAATTTAATGTTTGGAGATGGTTATATATTCTTCTTTGAAGTTGGTCAAATTTAAATACATATGCTCTAAAACACCCAGTAACCGAAGGtgaagaaaaaaaactaaaaaaagaaacgaaaaataaaaatgaaaaaagGAAACAACAACGCGTTCTATGCTGCTACACCTTTCTTATTACTGGAGGTATATAGGCTGTGTTTTAACGCGCCAGACTGAGAAATGGAAGCGTATGCGTCATGGACGTGTTCGGTTACATTGCCGATTCAGTCTGGCCCGGCGAGCCTGGCTCTATTGAGCCGGTTTGAGGAGATGCAGGCCAAAAAAACCCGGATGCATATAGTTTGGTTGCCTGCATGCCCCTAGTTACATGAGACAACCATTTTTGATTCAGTGTTTGGTTGCCCGCATTGCATTAGGTGCACATATGACATAGTGTTTAGTTGCAACCTGCATAAGATGTTGTCACCACTTCTAACTAGTGGTGACCTTACCACACACAATCTGAGCATAGTACCAGCTAGTTAAACAAATGGCAGTTCATCCTAACTACAATCAAATGACAGATCAAATTATTAAGAGCCATTGGCTAAATAGAGGATAGTTCATCGGTGTTGCTgcttcatcttcctcttctgcttcttcttctgctgccgctgcttcttcttcctcttcttctgtgCTTCTGCTGTTGCtgtttcttcttcctcttcttcaaaTCCTGCACTGACCTCTCTTAAGCCACATTGCCTCTGCCCACTCCAACCTTTTGTTCTTCCAAGCGTCATTGTCAAATGCCTCCACACCATGGCCAGAGCTAACAACATCGTCAGGCCCGACCTCTTCCTCCTCAGGCACGTGTTCATCAAAGCCCCACTGGAGAATCCAGTTATGCAGAATGCAATAAGCAAGAACTAGCTTAACTTGAGTGGAGTATGGGTGGAATGACTTCTGATCCAGGATCTTAAACCTATTCTTCAGAGCTCCAAATGCCCTCTCAACAGTTACTCTAAGGCTGGAGTGTCTGAGATTAAACAGCTCATGTGCAATCCTAGGAAAGTTCCTACCAGAGAACTCGTTGAGATGGTACCTTGTTTTCTTAAAGGGTGGAAGAATACCCGGCCGACATGCATAGCCAACATCTCCAAGGTAGAACTTGCCGTCGGGGATGTTGATCCCATCAGGTCAACTCATGCTGTCAGTGAGAATGTTTGCATCATGTGCTAATCCCTCCCAGCCAGCCAGCACATATGTGAACTTCAGATCAAAGTCAAAAACAGCAAGCACATTCTGGCCTGTGTAGTGCTTCCTCCCCCTGTATGCTGCGGACTGTGACCTAGGAACTCTAGCAGTGACATGAATACCATCTATTGCCCCAATGCAGTCCTGAAAATGGCATCATTAGCCTATGTTAGTGCTGAACTTGAACAATACAAGCATATCAAGCTATGAAAAGTGTATATTGTCAATGCTCACCTTGAAGTATGGATACCATCTTGGGCTTCCGCGAATCTTGGGTGGAGTCTGGCCAGATGGTCTCCTGATCATCTCTCTCTAAGCTCCCTAGCAGCAAAAAGCACCTGCTTGAAGTACGTAGAGATGGTCTCCATTGATCTCCTGAACGTGTTGTGAATGACCCTGAACCTTTGGTTATGGCCAACAACATGGAGGAACATGGCCACTTGCTCTTCGACACTGGTGTTGATGCTATCTTGTAACAGGCCCCTGCTCCTGAAGGTCTCAACAAGCCTGGAAAATGATGCTCTTTTCATTCTAAGCATCCACAGAGCCTCGACGTTATTGCAGTTGTAGATGTAGTTCAGAGTTTGGATCATCTCCTGTTCCCGGGGAAATAATGGACCATAGCGGATCAACGGTCTCCCAGCACGACGAACAACTCTCTAGTGCATGAACATGACCCATGCCTGAATCACACTAATCAGTGATGCTGCCTGGATTATCAGCCTCATCCGTGCGTCCATAACCTAGTCGACATCGACGGTTCGTTCAATGGGAATTCGATCCTACACCTAGCTTAAAGGCCTAACCACTGAGCTAACAAAGGGGGAGGGGGTGCTGCTTACCGGCATCGGAGACGAGGACGACGTAGGGGGAGCCATGGCACAGAGTAGGTCGACCAGACGATGGCCAACAGTAAGG encodes:
- the LOC125551970 gene encoding malonyl CoA-acyl carrier protein transacylase: MLLRPPRLPRLSPRRLRSDSPMASTLALLRPSAPSPATNLRAPFRSRVSTRVSVGSAVAAGADTLFADYKPTTAFLFPGQGAQAVGMGKEALNVRAAAELFDKANDILGYDLLNLCIDGPKEKLNSTVISQPAIYVTSLAAVEVLRAREEGQSVINSVDVTCGLSLGEYTALAFAGAFSFEDGLKLVKLRGEAMQDASDAANSAMVSVIGLDSEKVQQLCDAANEDVDEKERVQIANFLCPGNYAVSGGVKGIEAVEAKAKSFKARMTVRLAVAGAFHTSFMQPAVSRLESALAATEIRSPRIPVISNVDAQPHSDPETIKKILAQQVTSPVHWETTVTTLLGRGLEKSYELGPGKVIAGIIKRINKGASIENIGA